In Cytophagia bacterium CHB2, a single genomic region encodes these proteins:
- a CDS encoding CopG family transcriptional regulator, translating to MKAEEFDKKFDQGDDISEHLDISKAERPGQKQRRVNVDFPLWMIHSLDQEARRLGVTRQSIIKVWIAERLREASAQSAKPNG from the coding sequence ATGAAAGCTGAAGAATTCGACAAGAAATTCGATCAGGGGGACGACATTTCCGAGCATTTGGATATATCGAAGGCCGAAAGGCCCGGCCAAAAGCAAAGACGCGTTAATGTTGATTTCCCCCTCTGGATGATACATTCTCTGGACCAAGAGGCACGCCGGTTGGGTGTTACGCGGCAGTCAATAATCAAGGTATGGATTGCGGAGAGATTGAGAGAGGCATCGGCGCAAAGTGCAAAACCAAACGGCTAG
- a CDS encoding response regulator yields the protein MTIAQNIIRSFLIVFLAYSYAYAQDAGIKFERIGREQGLTASSVLSILQDRQGFMWFGTLDGLFRFDGYSMTAYKHDPLDSTSLGNNQVFVVLEDHPGTLWLGTAGGGLNRFNRKTEQFARLKHDPDNPNSLSADVVSALYQDRSGSLWVGTWAGLNKLDLDTGRITRFVHDSRDASSMNSFWIRAIGEDSLGAIWAGTDGGISRLDPETGKFTHFVENWNDPYGLSSNAVNAVFRDRAGTMWIGTWGGLDRFDHKTRRFANFRAGGRVSSICEDRTGALWVGTQNHLLHFDKATNRFTRFVHDPTNPNSVSSNTIQTIYENRTGVLWIGTNNGVNRLDRGQYRFKHLMHDPDDANSLSHRSVSTIHEGPTGALWIAWKKNSVNGIEVGLDKLDRHTGQIERIFANLGNNDVRRRSEINDIYQGRSGVLWLGLPAGLGRYDPETKQFKLFEHDPNDPHSLSGNFVWRIHEDQTGTLWVGINKDGPTTGIDRFDREQGRFSRIEFVQEISSGRNQRNGVHSISEGQSGRLWFATMNYGIFALNPGSNELIQFNHEPDNPNSLSHGWVGVVHEDREGILWAAPWYGGLNKLDPETGQVTIYTEKHGLASNYITSILEDDHGRIWLTTLNGLSRFTPWDNLVQGHSSQSSSVSHGVNPRSATFKNFDYSDGLLHTKYDLWNVSTKSRTGELFLGGENGVDYVQPDSIRDNPHLPPVVFTRFVRYNSSEASGQAIIEKGVTEKRRFDLTHEDHTLTFEFAALNYRAPHKNQYAYKLEGFHDDWIHLGNKHEVTLTNLDPGEYTLRVKGSNNDGVWNEEGAALVINISPPWWRTGWAYTVYVTLFGLALYGLRRFELRRTQLQNELEKKDFEAQKLQEVDQMKSRFFADISHEFRTPLTLMLGPVEKILPAINDKERREDLRVMQRNARRLQRLVEQLLDLSRIEARRMPLRARADDIVPKIKEWAASFVSLAESKNITMNLHFPEQPMIAYFDAEKLEKIVYNLLSNAFKFTPEGGKVIVEIVIVDLGLQIAEEWEKRKSAIRNPKSEIDQFVQLTVKDTGIGIPKDHLPHIFDRFYRASEALTGEQGGTGIGLALAKEFVELHHGKIRVESEVGKGSTFTVLLPLGREHLSDDEIVEHLTDGERAKPSQQPLELMDTEEVTNLDTVPAMKSAERPLVLIVEDNDDMRRYLRNSLNQDYEIVEAENGEAGFQVACKKTPDLIVSDVMMPIMDGFALCEKLKTDQRTSHIPVILLTARAGQEDKLEGLEIGADDYLTKPFDARELQIRVKNLIAQRQRLRERFSREMSVQPKDITVTSIDEKFLQQALDTVEANISDSDFQIEQFCRAIGMSRSTLNRKLRALTGLSTNVFIRTLRLKRAAQLLEKKSATIVEIAYEVGFNNPSYFAECFREQFGKPPSEWGKNG from the coding sequence ATGACTATTGCTCAAAACATAATTCGATCTTTCTTGATCGTATTCCTGGCATACAGCTACGCATACGCTCAAGATGCCGGCATTAAATTCGAGCGCATCGGGCGCGAACAGGGCCTGACCGCGAGCTCCGTTCTCAGCATCCTGCAGGACCGCCAGGGCTTTATGTGGTTTGGTACGCTGGATGGTCTTTTTAGATTTGACGGCTACAGCATGACCGCCTACAAGCACGATCCGCTGGATTCGACCTCACTGGGGAACAATCAGGTTTTTGTCGTCCTGGAAGACCACCCCGGCACCCTCTGGCTCGGCACCGCCGGTGGCGGTCTCAACCGTTTCAATCGCAAAACCGAGCAGTTTGCGCGTCTCAAACATGATCCGGACAATCCCAACAGCCTGAGCGCCGACGTCGTCTCCGCGCTTTATCAGGATCGTAGCGGATCGTTATGGGTCGGCACTTGGGCGGGCTTGAATAAGCTCGATTTGGACACCGGGAGAATCACCCGGTTTGTGCATGACTCCCGCGATGCCTCGAGCATGAACTCGTTTTGGATTCGGGCGATTGGCGAAGACAGTCTCGGCGCAATATGGGCAGGTACGGATGGCGGTATAAGCCGGCTGGATCCTGAAACAGGAAAGTTCACCCACTTTGTCGAGAATTGGAACGATCCGTACGGCTTGAGCAGCAACGCGGTCAACGCCGTCTTCAGAGATCGGGCCGGCACGATGTGGATCGGGACATGGGGTGGGTTGGATCGCTTCGACCATAAAACTCGACGGTTCGCTAATTTTCGTGCTGGCGGCAGGGTATCGTCAATTTGTGAAGATCGCACTGGGGCATTGTGGGTCGGCACGCAAAACCATCTCCTGCATTTCGACAAGGCGACCAACCGCTTTACCCGATTCGTTCACGATCCCACCAATCCCAACAGCGTTAGCAGCAATACCATTCAAACCATCTACGAAAATCGAACAGGCGTCCTGTGGATCGGGACAAACAATGGCGTCAACCGGCTCGATCGCGGGCAATATCGCTTCAAGCACCTCATGCACGACCCTGACGACGCAAACAGTCTCAGCCACAGGAGTGTGAGCACGATTCATGAAGGCCCCACTGGAGCACTCTGGATCGCTTGGAAAAAAAACTCGGTCAATGGCATTGAAGTCGGGCTTGATAAACTTGATCGCCATACCGGACAAATTGAGCGTATCTTCGCGAACTTGGGAAACAATGATGTCCGGCGAAGATCGGAGATTAACGACATCTATCAAGGCCGCTCCGGCGTGCTGTGGCTTGGCCTGCCGGCGGGACTGGGCCGTTATGATCCGGAGACAAAACAATTCAAGCTATTTGAGCACGATCCGAACGATCCGCATAGCCTGAGCGGTAATTTTGTTTGGCGCATACATGAGGATCAAACCGGCACACTTTGGGTCGGAATCAACAAAGACGGCCCCACCACCGGAATAGACCGGTTTGACCGCGAGCAGGGACGATTTAGCCGCATTGAATTCGTTCAGGAGATATCCTCCGGTCGGAATCAAAGGAATGGCGTTCACTCGATCTCCGAGGGTCAATCCGGCAGGCTATGGTTTGCAACCATGAACTATGGCATTTTCGCATTGAATCCCGGAAGTAATGAATTAATACAGTTTAACCACGAGCCAGACAACCCGAACAGCCTGAGTCATGGTTGGGTGGGCGTCGTGCATGAAGACCGGGAAGGAATACTGTGGGCGGCGCCCTGGTATGGCGGGTTGAACAAGCTCGATCCTGAGACCGGACAGGTGACCATTTACACGGAGAAGCACGGCCTGGCGAGCAACTACATCACCAGCATTTTGGAAGATGATCATGGCCGAATTTGGCTGACGACCCTAAACGGCTTGTCGCGGTTCACCCCGTGGGATAATCTTGTTCAAGGGCATTCGTCTCAAAGCTCATCTGTATCCCACGGGGTTAATCCGCGCAGCGCGACCTTTAAAAACTTTGACTATTCCGACGGACTGCTGCACACGAAATACGACCTCTGGAATGTCAGCACTAAGAGCCGAACCGGTGAGTTGTTTTTGGGCGGCGAGAACGGCGTCGATTATGTGCAACCCGACAGCATCCGCGACAACCCGCACCTCCCGCCGGTGGTGTTTACCAGATTTGTCCGCTACAACAGCAGCGAAGCGTCGGGCCAAGCCATCATCGAAAAGGGCGTTACCGAAAAGCGTCGCTTCGATCTCACTCATGAAGACCACACGCTGACTTTTGAATTTGCCGCGCTCAACTATCGCGCCCCGCACAAGAATCAATACGCCTACAAGCTGGAAGGCTTCCATGATGATTGGATTCACCTCGGCAATAAACATGAAGTGACGCTCACCAACCTCGATCCCGGTGAATACACTTTGCGCGTCAAAGGCTCCAATAACGACGGCGTTTGGAACGAAGAAGGCGCCGCGCTCGTCATCAACATCAGCCCGCCGTGGTGGCGAACCGGCTGGGCATACACGGTTTATGTCACCCTGTTTGGGCTGGCTTTATACGGCTTGCGAAGATTCGAATTGAGACGGACACAACTCCAGAACGAGCTTGAAAAGAAAGATTTCGAGGCGCAGAAGTTACAAGAAGTCGACCAAATGAAATCGCGTTTTTTTGCCGACATTTCACATGAATTCCGCACACCGCTCACTTTGATGCTCGGACCGGTCGAAAAAATATTGCCCGCAATTAATGATAAAGAGAGGCGCGAAGATCTGCGCGTCATGCAACGAAACGCGCGCCGGCTGCAGCGGCTCGTCGAGCAACTGCTCGATCTCTCCAGAATCGAGGCGCGCCGCATGCCGCTGCGCGCCCGTGCGGATGACATCGTGCCGAAAATCAAGGAATGGGCTGCGTCATTTGTCTCGCTGGCAGAAAGCAAGAACATCACGATGAACTTGCACTTCCCGGAGCAACCCATGATCGCCTATTTCGACGCCGAAAAATTGGAGAAGATCGTTTATAATCTTTTGAGCAATGCGTTCAAGTTCACGCCGGAAGGCGGGAAGGTAATTGTGGAAATTGTGATTGTGGATTTGGGATTGCAGATTGCGGAGGAATGGGAGAAAAGGAAATCCGCAATCCGGAATCCGAAATCAGAAATCGATCAATTCGTTCAGCTCACGGTAAAGGACACTGGCATCGGCATCCCGAAAGACCACCTGCCGCACATCTTCGACCGGTTTTATCGGGCGAGCGAGGCTTTGACCGGCGAGCAAGGCGGTACCGGAATCGGATTGGCGCTGGCAAAGGAATTCGTCGAGCTGCATCACGGCAAGATTCGTGTGGAGAGTGAAGTTGGCAAAGGCTCGACCTTCACGGTTCTGCTCCCGCTCGGGCGCGAGCATTTGTCTGATGATGAGATCGTTGAGCACTTGACAGATGGGGAGAGGGCAAAGCCGTCACAGCAGCCGCTTGAGTTGATGGATACCGAAGAAGTGACCAATCTCGATACGGTGCCAGCAATGAAGAGCGCCGAGCGACCGCTGGTTCTCATCGTCGAAGACAATGATGACATGCGGCGCTACCTGCGCAACTCATTGAATCAGGACTATGAGATTGTGGAAGCAGAGAATGGCGAAGCGGGTTTTCAAGTCGCTTGCAAGAAAACTCCCGATTTGATCGTCAGCGACGTGATGATGCCGATAATGGATGGATTTGCGTTGTGCGAGAAGCTCAAGACTGACCAGAGAACCAGCCACATTCCGGTTATTTTGCTGACCGCGCGCGCCGGACAGGAGGATAAACTTGAAGGCCTGGAGATCGGCGCGGATGATTATCTCACCAAACCCTTCGATGCCCGCGAGCTGCAAATCAGGGTGAAAAATTTGATCGCGCAACGGCAAAGGCTGCGCGAGCGGTTCAGCCGTGAGATGAGCGTACAGCCGAAAGATATTACCGTCACCTCCATCGATGAAAAGTTTTTGCAGCAAGCCCTCGATACCGTCGAAGCGAACATATCTGACAGCGATTTTCAGATCGAGCAATTCTGCCGCGCGATCGGCATGAGCCGTTCGACGTTGAACCGCAAGCTGCGGGCGTTGACGGGTCTCTCGACCAATGTCTTTATTCGCACCCTGCGTTTGAAACGCGCCGCCCAACTTTTGGAAAAGAAAAGCGCCACCATCGTTGAAATTGCCTACGAGGTGGGTTTCAACAATCCTTCCTATTTTGCCGAGTGCTTTCGCGAGCAGTTTGGCAAGCCGCCCTCCGAATGGGGGAAAAATGGTTGA
- a CDS encoding BrnT family toxin, with amino-acid sequence MVFEFDPEKSASNRNKHNIDFVEAQDLWDDPDRVVIPAKNLDEPRYLLIAKRDGLIWSAIYTVRGQNIRIISVRRSRRNEEELYES; translated from the coding sequence TTTGACCCGGAGAAGAGTGCTTCGAATAGAAACAAGCACAACATCGATTTTGTCGAGGCCCAAGATTTATGGGACGATCCGGATCGCGTGGTCATCCCAGCCAAAAATCTCGATGAGCCACGTTATCTGTTAATTGCGAAACGCGATGGTCTCATTTGGTCGGCCATCTATACAGTCCGCGGACAAAATATCAGGATTATATCGGTGAGAAGGTCGCGAAGGAATGAAGAGGAGCTTTATGAAAGCTGA